CAGCTCGGGCAGCCTGTTCGGTGCCAGTGGCAGTGCCAACTTCCTGTCGCGCACCACTGCGGTCCTCGCTGCGATCTTTTTCGTGGCCACGCTGGCCCTGGCCTATTTCGGCAATGCACGCCCTGCAGGCGTGGGAAGCGTGCTGGAAACCCCCGGCGCCGCGCCTGCCGTGCAACCGGTCGCACCGGCCTCTGCCTCCGCAGTGCCAGCACCGGCACCTGTCGTGCCTGCATCGGGCGCCGCGCAGATTCCGACGAAATAATTTTTACGAAAACCAACCGATTTCAAGGAGTCGGGTTTTTACGGAGTAGAATCCGGGATTGTCTGGAAAGCCAAATAACCCTTCGGGTTCCTCATGCCATCCAGATGTAGACATCAGCCGTCGTGGTGAAATTGGTAGACACGCTATCTTGAGGGGGTAGTGGCGAAAGCTGTGCGAGTTCGAGTCTCGCCGACGGCACCAACACACAAGCAAGCCCGCCCAGGCGCTCTTCGATCCAGGAGCGCGGGGTGCGGCCCCAGCGGTGAGTACTCCTCCAGATGAACCTCGATCAATACCTCCCCGTTCTTCTGTTCATCCTGGTCGGCATCGGAGTGGGGGTGGTGCCGCTGGTCCTGGGATATGTCCTGGGTCCCAATCGCCCTGACGCGGCAAAGAATTCCCCCTACGAATGCGGGTTCGAAGCGTTCGAGGACGCGCGCATGAAGTTCGATGTGCGCTATTACCTCGTCGCCATCCTTTTCATTCTTTTCGATCTGGAAATCGCATTCCTGTTTCCGTGGGCGGTCTCGCTGCACGAAGTGGGGGTGACCGGTTTCGTTGCCGTCATCGTCTTCCTGGCCATCCTGGTCGTGGGCTTTGCCTACGAGTGGAAAAAGGGTGCCCTGGATTGGGAATGATCTGGCCTCATAAGGAACGACACGATGATTGAAGGCGTGATGAAGGAAGGGTTCATCACCACGAGCTATGACTCCGTGGTGAATTGGGCCAAGACCGGATCGCTGTGGCCCATGACCTTTGGTCTGGCCTGCTGTGCGGTCGAGATGATGCATGCCGCCGCTGCACGCTACGACATCGGGCGTTTCGGCGCTGAAGTCTTCCGTGCGAGCCCTCGGCAGTCCGATCTGATGATCGTTGCCGGCACGCTGTGCAACAAGATGGCGCCGGCCCTGCGCAAGGTGTACGACCAGATGTCGGAGCCGCGGTGGGTCATTTCCATGGGTTCCTGTGCCAATGGCGGCGGGTACTACCACTACAGCTATTCCGTCGTGCGCGGCTGCGATCGCATCGTTCCAGTGGACGTGTATGTGCCAGGGTGTCCGCCCACTGCCGAAGCGCTCATCTACGGGATCATCCAGCTCCAGCAGAAGATCCGCCGTACCAATACCATCGCCCGCGTCTGAAGGGTTCAGCATGACAGCCATTGCCATTCGACCCGAAGCATTGCGGGATGCGGTTGCCGCTGTGCTCGGCGACAAGGCGCGCAGCATCACGCTCGCGCTCGACGAATTGACGGTTTCCGTTGCTGCAGGCGATTACCTTGCTGCGATGCAGTTGCTGCGCGATGCGCCAGGCTGCCAGTTCGAGCAGCTGGTCGATCTTTGCGGTCTCGATTACTCCACCTACGGCGACGTGGGCACGGAAGGCCCGCGCTACGCCGTGGTCTCCCACCTGCTGTCGGTGAGTCTCAACCAGCGCGTGCGCGTGCGCGTGTTCTGCCCCGATGACGACTTTCCGGTCGTGCCTTCGGTGTCCGATATCTGGAACTCGGCAAGCTGGTACGAGCGCGAGGCTTTCGATCTGTACGGCATCGTTTTCGATGGGCATCCCGATCTGCGCCGCATTCTCACGGATTACGGCTTCATCGGTTACCCCTTCCGCAAGGATTTCCCGCTGTCCGGCCACGTCGAGATGCGGTACGACACCGAGCAGCGCCGAGTGGTGTACGAGCCGGTGTCGATCGAGCCGCGCGAGATCACGCCCCGCATCATCCGCGAAGACAAGTACGGAGGCCTGCACTGAAGCGCGCCCTGCGCTTTCTGGTGACCCACGATGGCTGAAATCAAGAACTATTCCCTGAACTTTGGTCCGCAGCACCCGGCCGCACACGGGGTGCTGCGACTGGTGCTGGAGCTCGACGGCGAAGTCGTGCAGCGCGCCGATCCCCACATCGGACTGCTGCACCGCGCCACCGAAAAGCTCGCAGAGCACAAGACCTTCATCCAGTCGCTGCCCTACATGGACCGGCTGGACTATGTGTCGATGATGTGCAACGAGCACGCGTACTGCCTGGCCATCGAGAAGCTGCTCGGCCTGGACGTGCCGCTGCGTGCCCAGTACATCCGTGTGATGTTCTCCGAAATCACCCGTTTGCTGAACCACCTCATGTGGCTGGGTTCGCACGGAAACGATTGCGGCAGCTCCACCATCCTCATCTACACGTTCCGCGAGCGCGAAGACCTCTTCGACATGTACGAGGCCGTCTCGGGCGCGCGCATGCACGCCGCGTACTTCCGTCCCGGTGGCGTGTACCGAGACCTGCCCGATGCGATGCCTCAGTACAAGGCGAGCAAGGTCCGCAATGGCAAGGCGATCGAGGTCTTGAACCAGAATCGGCAAGGTTCGCTGCTGGACTTCATCGACGATTTCACGCAGCGCTTCCCCAAGTGCGTGGACGAGTACGAGACACTGCTCACCGACAACCGCATCTGGAAGCAGCGGACCGTCGACATCGGCGTGGTCACGCCCGAACGCGCCCTGAATCTGGGCATGACGGGGCCCATGCTGCGCGGATCCGGCATCGCCTGGGATCTGCGCAAGACGCAGCCCTACGATGTCTATGACCGCATGGAATTCGACATCCCGGTCGGCAAGACTGGCGACTGCTACGACCGCTATCTGGTGCGCGTGCAGGAAATGCGCCAGTCCAACCGCATCATCAAGCAGTGCGTGGACTGGCTCAAGGCCAACCCCGGCCCGGTGATTACCGACAACCATAAGGTGGCGCCACCGTCCCGCGAGTCCATGAAGTCGAACATGGAGGAGCTGATTCACCATTTCAAGCTCTTCACCGAAGGCTTCCGTGTTCCCGCGGGAGAGGCTTACGCGGCCGTGGAGCACCCCAAGGGCGAGTTCGGCATCTACCTCGTGAGCGACGGCGCCAACAAGCCGTACCGCCTCAAGATCCGCGCGCCGGGATTCGCCCATCTGGCGACCCTCGACGAAATGGCGCGCGGGCACATGATTGCCGATGCCGTGGCCATCATTGGCACGATGGACATCGTGTTCGGAGAGATTGACCGATGAGTACCGAAGCGAACCAACCCGCCGGCGCTGCGCCGGTGACCGAAGCGACCCTGGCCCGCTTTGCGCGCGAAGTGGCCAAGTACCCGCCGGAGCAGAAGCAGTCCGCGGTGATGGCCTGCCTGGCCATCGTCCAGCAGGAGCAGGGCTGGGTCAGCACCGAGAGCGAAGCCGTCATCGCCGAAGTGCTGGGCATGCCGCAGATCGCAGTGCATGAAGTCACGACCTTCTACAACATGTACAACCAGCAGCCGCTGGGCAAGTACAAGCTCAACGTGTGCACCAACCTGCCGTGCCAGTTGCGCGATGGCCAGAAGGCCCTGCACCACCTCGAGAAGAAGCTCGGCATTTCCATGGGTGAAACCACGCCGGACGGCCTGTTCACCCTGCAGCAGTGCGAGTGCCTGGGCGCCTGTGCCGATTCGCCGGTGATGCTGGTCAACGACCGCACCATGTGCAGCTTCATGGACAACGAAAAGCTCGACCAGCTCGTGGACGGGTTGCGTCAGGCCGAGGACGCTGCAGTTTCGCGGGTGGAGGGACAGGCATGACCACCGCAGCACAGATCCTTTCGCAGTTCCAGGCCACGGGTGTCCAGACCTGCTTCCACGATCGCCACATCGAGCCGCAGATCTATGCCGGCCTCGACGGCACGAACTGGAGCATCAAGGACTACGAGGCGCGCGGTGGCTACCAGGCCCTGCGCAAGATTCTGGGCGCCGACGGCGGCGAGCCGCTGACGCAGGACCAGGTCATCGCCACGGTCAAGGAATCCGGACTGCGCGGCCGGGGTGGCGCGGGCTTCCCCACGGGCCTGAAGTGGAGCTTCATGCCCCGCTCGTTCCCCGGGCAGAAGTACCTCGTCTGCAATTCCGATGAAGGCGAGCCGGGTACCTGCAAGGACCGCGACATCCTGCAGTTCAACCCGCACATCGTCATCGAAGGCATGATCATCGCGGCCTTCGCGATGGGCATCTCGGTGGGCTACAACTACATCCACGGCGAGATCTTCCAGACCTACGACCGTTTCGAAGCCGCGCTGGAAGAGGCGCGCGCTGCCGGCTATCTCGGCAACGGCATCCTGGGCAGCAGCTTCAGCTTCCAGCTCCATGCGGCCCATGGCTTCGGCGCCTACATCTGCGGCGAAGAAACGGCCTTGCTGGAATCGCTGGAAGGCAAGAAGGGCCAGCCCCGCTTCAAGCCACCGTTCCCGGCGAGCTTCGGCCTGTATGGCAAGCCGACGACGATCAACAACACCGAGACCTTCGCGGCGGTGCCCTGGATCATCCGCAACGGCGGTGCCGCCTATCTGGCCTGCGGCAAGCCCAACAACGGCGGCACCAAGATCTTCTCGGTGTCCGGCGACGTGGAAAAGCCCGGCAACTACGAAGTGCCCATGGGCACGCCCTTCGCCAGGCTGCTCGAACTGGCCGGTGGCGTGCGCAAGGGCCGCCAGCTCAAGGCCGTGATCCCCGGAGGCTCTTCCGCTCCCGTGCTGCCGGCCTCCGTCATCATGGAATGCACGATGGATTACGACTCCATCGCCAAGGCCGGATCGATGCTGGGCTCCGGCGCGGTGATCGTCATGGACGATTCCCGCAGCATGGTGGAAAGCCTTCTGCGGCTGTCCTATTTCTATTCGCACGAATCCTGCGGCCAGTGCACCCCCTGCCGCGAAGGCACGGGCTGGATGTGGCGCGTGATCGACCGCATCCAGAACGGCCAGGGCCGCGAGGGCGATCTGGACCTGCTCAATTCGGTGGCGGACAACATCCAGGGGCGCACCATCTGCGCCCTGGGCGACGCGGCGGCCATGCCGGTGCGCGCGATGATCAAGCACTTCCGTCCTGAATTCGAAGCGCTGATCCGCAACAAGACGAGCCCCCAGACTCCGGCCTCCGCCTGATCGAGAGAAACGCATATGGTTGAAATCGAACTCGACGGGAAGAAGGTGGAAGTCGCCGAAGGCTGCATGGTGATGCATGCAGCCGAGAAGGCGGGCACCTACATCCCCCATTTCTGCTACCACAAGAAGCTCTCCATCGCTGCCAACTGCCGCATGTGCCTGGTAGACGTGGAAAAAGCCCCCAAGCCGATGCCGGCCTGCGCCACGCCCGTGACGCAGGGCATGATCGTGCGCACCAAGAGCGACAAGGCGATCAAGGCCCAGCAGTCGGTCATGGAATTCCTGCTGATCAACCACCCGCTGGATTGCCCGATCTGCGACCAGGGTGGCGAGTGCCAACTGCAGGATCTGGCGGTGGGCTACGGCGGCTCCTCTTCTCGCTACGAAGAGGAAAAACGCGTGGTGTTCCACAAGGATGTCGGGCCGCTCATCTCCATGGAAGAGATGACGCGCTGCATCCACTGCACGCGTTGCGTCCGCTTCGGCCAGGAGGTCGCGGGTGTGATGGAGCTGGGAATGATCCACCGCGGCGAACACTCCGAGATCACCACGGTGCTGGGCGATACGGTGGATTCCGAGATGTCGGGCAACATGATCGACATCTGCCCGGTGGGCGCGCTCACGAGCAAGCCCTTCCGCTACAGCGCTCGCACGTGGGAGCTGTCGCGCCGCAAGTCGGTGAGCCCGCACGATTCGACGGGTGCGAACCTCATCGTGCAGGTCAAGAACCACCGGGTCATGCGCGTCGTTCCGTTCGAGAACGAAGACGTCAACGAATGCTGGATCGCCGACCGCGACCGGTTCTCCTACGAAGCGCTGAACGCTCCGGACCGCCTCACGAAGCCCATGCTCAAGCAGGGTGGCGAGTGGAAGGAAGTGGACTGGCAGACGGCCCTCGAATACGTGGCCAATGGCCTGCAGGGCATTCGCTCGGAGCACGGTGCGCAGAGCATCGGCGCCCTCGTCAGCCCCCACAGCACCCTGGAAGAGCTGCACCTCGCCGCCGCGCTCGTGCGCGGCCTGGGCAGCGACAACATCGACTACCGCCTGCGCAATGCCGAGTTCGCTGCGCCGGAAGGCATCCGCTGGCTGGGCATGCCCATCGCGGCGCTGTCGTCCTTGCAGTCCGTGCTGGTCGTGGGCTCCAACCTGCGCAAGGACCATCCGCTGTTTGCCCAGCGCATCCGCCAGGCGGCCCGCAAGGGCTGTGCCGTGACCGCCATCAACGCCGTGGCCCATGACTGGGCCATGCCGATGGCGCAATCCATCGTGGCGCCGGCGTCCGACTGGGCAGCGGCCCTGGCCGACATCGCCGCTGCGGTGGCGCAGGAGCGCGGCGTGGACGCCCCTGTGGCTTCCGGCAAGGCGACCGACGCTGCGTTGGCCGTGGCCCGTTCGCTCGCTTCCGGCGAAGGCCGCGCCGTGCTGCTGGGCAATGCCGCAGCGCACCATCCGCACGCCTCTTCGCTGCTGGCCCTGGCGCAATGGATCGGTGCCCAGACGGGCGCCGTGGTGGGCTATCTCACCGAGGCAGCCAACACGGTGGGCGCCCAGTTCGTCGGCGCACAGCCGCAGCAGGGCGGTTTCGACGCGGGGCGCATGTTGGCCGGTGGATTGAAGGCCGTGCTGCTGCTCAACACCGAGCCCGTGCTGGATTCTGCGGCCGGCCCCCAGGCGGCTGCCGCGCTGGCACAGGCCGGCATGGTGGTCACGCTGAGCCCTTTCAAAACCAATCTGGAATTCAGCGACGTGCTGCTGCCCATCGCCCCGTTCACTGAAACCTCCGGCAGCTTCGTGAACGCCGAAGGCCGCCTCCAGGGTTTCCACGCGGTGGTCAAGCCGCTGGGCGATGCGCGTCCCGCATGGAAAGTCCTGCGCGTGCTGGGTAATCTGCTGGGCGTACCGGGCATCGCATTCGAGACTTCCCAGGACGTGCTGTCCCATGCCATGGGGATCGCCGCCGGTAGCGCGCTGCCGTCGCACCTGCCTGCCGAACGCCTGGGCAACGCCACAGGCGCCGCTGCGAGCGTGCCCACGGGCGCGGCTGCGCAACCCGTGGTGGCCTCCATCTACCAGCTCGACGGCCTCGTGCGCCGCGCGCCCTCCCTGCAACTGACGGCCGATGCGCGCCAGGCTGCATCGGCTTCGATGGTCGCGGAAGGAGCCGCAGCATGATCGACGCGCTCTACAACGGCGGGTTGAACCTCGTCGCGGCAACCTGGTGGACGGGTGCCGTCTGGCCCGTGCTCTGGAACCTGCTCAAGATCGTTGCCATCGTGGCGCCGCTCATGGGTGCGGTGGCCTACCTCACGCTCTGGGAGCGCAAGCTGCTGGGTTTCATGCAGGTGCGCCATGGCCCCAACCGCGTGGGCCCCTTCGGCCTGCTGCAACCCCTGGCCGACGGCCTCAAGCTGCTCACCAAGGAAATCATCCAGCCCACGGCGGCCAGCAAGGGCCTCTTCATCCTGGGCCCGGTGATGGCCATCATGCCGGCGCTCGCGGCGTGGGTGGCGATTCCCTTCGGTCCCGACGTGGCGCTGGCCAACGTCAACGCCGGCCTGCTGCTGATCATGGCGATCACCTCGATCGAGGTGTACGGCGTGATCATCGCGGGCTGGGCATCCAACTCCAAGTACGCCTTCCTGGGCGCGCTGCGTGCATCGGCCCAGATGGTGAGCTATGAAATCGCGATGGGCTTCTGCTTCCTCGTGGTCATCATGGTTTCGGGCAGCATGAACCTGACGCAGATCGTCCTGAGCCAGGGGCAGGGCACGATGGCGAACGCCGGCCTGTCCTTCCTGTCGTGGAACTGGCTGCCGCTGCTGCCCATCTTCATCGTCTACCTGATCTCGGGCGTGGCCGAAACCAACCGCCATCCCTTCGACGTGGTGGAAGGCGAAGCCGAAATCGTGGCTGGCCACATGGTCGAGTACTCGGGCATGGGCTTCGCGATCTTCTTCCTGGCCGAATACGCCAGCATGTGGCTCGTGTCCATCCTGGGCGTGACCATGTTCCTGGGTGGATGGCTGTCGCCGGTGGCGGCGCTGGACTTCATCCCGGGCTGGATCTGGCTGGGCCTCAAGACCTTCCTCGTGGTGTCCATGTTCATCTGGATCCGCGCGACCTTCCCGCGCTTCCGGTATGACCAGATCATGCGCCTGGGCTGGAAGATCTTCATTCCGGTCACGCTGGTGTGGCTGCTGATCGTGGGCGCCTGGTTGCTGTCGCCCTGGAACATCTGGAAATAAGCGGGACACGACACCATGGCTGCTGTTGCTGCTGCTACGACATCTTTTTCCCTCAAGGACTTTTTCAAGAGCTTCATGCTCGTGGAATTGGTCAAGGGCATGGCCCTGACCGGTCGCTATGCATTCCGCCGCAAGGTGACGGTGCAGTTCCCCGAAGAGAAGACGCCGCTTTCGCCGCGCTTCCGGGGTCTGCACGCGTTGCGCCGCTATGAGAACGGCGAAGAGCGCTGCATCGCCTGCAAGCTCTGCGAAGCGGTGTGCCCGGCGCTGGCGATCACGATCGAATCCGACGTGCGGGCCGACGGCTCGCGCCGTACCACGCGGTACGACATCGACCTGACCAAGTGCATCTTCTGCGGTTTCTGCGAAGAGAGCTGCCCGGTCGATTCCATCGTCGAGACCCAGATCCTCGAATACCACGGCGAGAAGCGCGGCGATCTGTACTTCACGAAGGACATGCTCCTGGCGGTCGGCGATCGCTACGAGACCGAGATCGCTGCCGCCAAGGCGGCCGACGCCAAGTACCGCTGATCGCGGCCTCCTGAACCTTTACAAGAATCGATTCATGGACGCCAAGACTGGTTTCTTCTATCTGTTCTCGGTGGTGCTGCTCTATGCGGCCTTCCGGGTCATCACCGCGCGCAACCCGGTTCACGCGGTGCTCCACCTGATCCTCGCGTTCTCGCAGGCCGCGGCCATCTGGCTGCTGCTGAAGGCCGAGTTCCTGGCCATCGCGCTCGTGCTGGTCTACCTCGGCGCGGTGATGGTGCTGTTCCTCTTCGTCGTGATGATGCTGGACATCCACATCGACACCGTGCGGCAGGGTTTCTGGCGGCACTTCCCGCTTGCGGCGTTCATCGGCGCCCTGATCGCGCTGGAAATGGCCGCCGTGCTCATGGGCGGCTTCCGCGGCATGGACGAACCCAAGGCCGTGGCCGCCATGGTGGATGCCGCAGGCAACGCCGTGCAGTACTCCAATACCAAGGCCCTCGGCAAGCTGCTCTACACCGAGTACCTGTACCCGGTCGAGATCGCGGCCGTGATCCTGCTGGTGGCCATGATCGCCGCCATCGCACTGACGCTGCGCCAGCGCAAGGACACCAAGGTCACCACCGTGTCCGACCAGGTCCGCGTGCGTGCCGCTGACCGCGTGCAGCTGGTGAAGGTCGCCGCGACGCAGCAGCCTGCGCAAGAGGTGGTGGCGCCCGCAGCCGCCGAGGAGAAGAAGCCATGACGTTGACCCTGGGCCATTTCCTGTCGCTCGGCGCGATGCTTTTCGCCCTGGCGGTGATCGGCATCTTCCTGAACCGCAAGAACCTCATCGTCCTGCTCATGGCCATCGAGCTGATGCTCCTGGCCGTGAACATGAACTTCGTCGCGTTCTCCCATTACCTGGGCGACATGCACGGACAGGTGTTCGTGTTCTTCATCCTGACGGTCGCTGCGGCCGAATCCGCCATCGGCCTCGCGATCCTGGTGCTGCTGTTCCGCAACAAGTCCAGCATCGATGCGGAAGATCTCAACGCCCTCAAGGGTTGATCGCCGGTACTTGCAAGGTTCTCAAGAATGAGTCAAACCCTTTCAGCTTCGACGCTCCTCGCCGTGCCGCTGGCGCCGCTGGTGGGCTCTGCGCTCGCCGGCATTTTCGGCACGGCCTTCGGTGGCAACCGGATCGGACGCCGTGCGAGCCATACGCTCACGATCCTCGGCGTTTTCGTCGCGTTCGTGCTCTCGGCCCTGACCTTCAAGAGCGTGGCGCTCGAAGGCGCGCGCTTCAACGAGACGCTCTACACCTGGATGGTGGTGGGCGGCCTCAAGATGGAGGTGGGTTTCCTCGTGGACACGCTCACCGCCATGATGATGTGCGTGGTGACGTTCGTGTCGCTCATGGTCCACCTCTACACCATCGGCTACATGGAAGAGGACGAGGGCTACAACCGCTTCTTCTCCTACATCTCGCTCTTCACGTTCTCGATGCTCATGCTGGTCATGAGCAACAACCTGCTCCAGCTGTTCTTCGGCTGGGAGGCGGTGGGCCTCGTGTCGTACCTGCTGATCGGCTTCTGGTTCAACAAGCCCACGGCGATCTTCGCGAACATGAAGGCGTTCCTCGTGAACCGGGTCGGTGACTTCGGCTTCATCCTGGGCATCGGCCTGATCGCTGCCTACACCGGCTCGCTGAACTACAGCGAGATCTTCGGCAAGGCGAATGAGCTGGGTGCGCTGGCCTTCCCAGGCACCGACTGGATGCTGATCACCGTGATCTGCATCTGCCTGTTCATCGGTGCCATGGGCAAGAGCGCGCAGTTCCCGCTGCACGTCTGGCTGCCCGACTCCATGGAAGGCCCCACGCCCATTTCGGCGCTGATCCACGCGGCCACGATGGTGACGGCCGGCATCTTCATGGTGTCGCGCATGTCCCCGCTGTTCGAACTGTCCGACACCGCGCTGAACTTCATCCTGGTCATCGGCGCGATCACGGCGCTGTTCATGGGTTTCCTGGGCATCATCCAGAACGACATCAAGCGCGTGGTGGCCTATTCCACGCTCTCGCAGCTCGGCTACATGACGGTGGCGCTGGGTGCCTCGGCTTACTCGGTGGCGGTCTTCCACCTGATGACCCACGCGTTCTTCAAGGCCCTGCTGTTCCTGGGCGCAGGCTCGGTCATCATGGGCATGCACCACAACCAGGACATCCGCTGGATGGGCGGCGTGCGCAAGTACATGCCCATCACCTGGATCACCTCGCTGCTGGGCTCGCTGGCACTGATCGGCACGCCGCTGTTCTCGGGTTTCTATTCCAAGGACAGCATCATCGAAGCCGTGCATGCCAGCACGCTGCCTGCCGCGGGCTTCGCGCACTTCGCGGTGCTGGCCGGCGTGTTCATCACGGCGTTCTATTCGTTCCGGATGTACTTCCTCGTCTTCCATGGCAAGGAGCGCTACGACCAGAATCCGGACGCCCACCACGATGACCACCACGCGCACGACGACCACCATGGGCATGGCCACGACGCCAAGCCGCACGAGTCTCCGTGGGTCGTCACCGTGCCGCTCATCTTGCTGGCGATCCCTTCGGTGGTGATCGGCTTCCTGGCGATCCAGCCGATGCTGTTCGGCGACTTCTTCAAGGACGTGATCTTCGTGGACGCGGCCAAGCACCCCGCGATGGCGGAGCTGGCTGAGATCTTCCACGGCCCGCTGGCAATGGCCGTCCACGGCCTGCAGACCGCACCCTTCTGGCTGGCCCTGGCCGGCGTGGCGGTGTCCTACTACATGTACATGGTGAACCCGGCGCTGCCGGCGGCCATCAAGCGCGGCTGCGGTCCCATCTACCGCCTGCTCGAGAACAAGTACTACCTCGACTGGATCAACGAGAACATCGTGGCGCGTGGCGCCCGTGCGCTGGGCACCGGCCTCTGGAAGGGCGGCGACCAGGCGGTGATCGACGGCACGTTGGTCAATGGCTCGTGGAAGCTGGTCGGCTGGATCTCGGGCATCGTGCGCTGGATGCAGTCGGGCTACATCTACCACTACGCACTCGTCATGATCCTCGGGGTGTTCGCGCTCATGACGTACTTCGTGTGGCTCAACAAGTAGGGGAACAATAAAAATGGGTTTGTTGAGTCTTGCCATCTGGACGCCGATCGCATTCGGCGCCCTGCTGCTGGCCTTCGGCCGCGATGAACATGCGCGTGCCGTCCGCTGGATCGCGCTGGTCGGTGCGCTGATCGGGTTCGCCGTGACGGTGCCGCTCTACAGCGGCTTCGACAACGGCACCGCGGCCGCGCAGTTCGTCGAGAAACTGCTCTGGATCGAGCGCTTCAACGTGCACTACCACCTGGGCGTGGACGGCATCTCGTTCTGGTTCGTGCCGCTCACGGCCTTCATCACGGTGATCGTGGTGATCGCTTCGTGGGAGTCGATCACCGAGCGCGTGAACCAGTACATGGGCGCGTTCCTGATCCTGTCGGGCCTCATGATCGGCGTGTTCAGCGCACGGGACGGCCTGCTGTTCTACGTCTTCTTCGAAGCCACGCTGATCCCGATGTACCTCATCATCGGCATCTGGGGCGGCCCGAACAAGATCTACGCGGCGTTCAAGTTCTTCCTGTATACGCTGCTCGGCTCGCTGCTGATGCTGATCGCGCTGATCTACCTGTACAACCAGTCCGGCGGCAGCTTCGACATCGCCACCTGGCACCAGCTGCCCCTGTCGGCGCGCGCCCAGACCCTGCTGTTCTTCGCGTTCTTCGCGGCCTTCGCGGTCAAGGTGCCGATGTGGCCGGTGCACACCTGGCTGCCCGACGTGCACGTGGAGGCGCCCACGGGCGGCTCCGCCGTGCTGGCGGCCATCATGCTGAAGCTCGGCGCCTACGGTTTCCTGCGCTTCTCGATGCCCATCGCGCCCGATGCGGCGCGCGAATGGGCCTGGCTCATGATCGCGCTGTCGCTGGTGGCCGTGATCTACGTGGGCCTCGTGGCCATGGTGCAGAAGGACATGAAGAAGCTGGTGGCGTATTCGTCCGTGGCGCACATGGGCTTCGTCACGCTGGGCTTCTTCATCTTCAACGACCTGGGCGTGTCCGGCGGTCTCGTGCAGATGATCGCCCACGGCTTCGTGTCGGGCGCGATGTTCCTCTCGATCGGCGTGCTGTACGACCGCGTGCACTCCCGCGAGATCGCGGCCTACGGCGGCGTGGTCAACACGATGCCCAAGTTCGCGGCCTTCGCGCTGCTGTTCGCCATGGCCAACTGCGGCCTGCCGGGCACTGCCGGGTTCGTGGGCGAGTGGATGGTGATCCTCGGTGCCGTGAAGGCCAACTTCTGGGTGGGCCTGGCCGCTGCCACGGCGCTGATCTTCGGTGCCGCCTACACGCTGTGGATGTTCAAGCGCGTGTACCTCGGCCCGGTGGGCAACGACAACGTGCGCGGGCTGTCGGACATCGACAGCCGCGAATTCCTGGTGATGGCCGTGCTGGCTGCGGCAGTGCTCTACATGGGCCTGTATCCGCGCCCCTTCACCGATGTGATGGATGTGTCGGTGGCCGAGCTGCTCAAGCACGTGGCGCAGACCAAGCTCCACTGAACCGACTGACAACGAGAGA
The DNA window shown above is from Acidovorax sp. NCPPB 4044 and carries:
- the secG gene encoding preprotein translocase subunit SecG is translated as MNVLVNVILAVQMLAALVMIGLILIQHGKGADMGAAFGSGSSGSLFGASGSANFLSRTTAVLAAIFFVATLALAYFGNARPAGVGSVLETPGAAPAVQPVAPASASAVPAPAPVVPASGAAQIPTK
- a CDS encoding NADH-quinone oxidoreductase subunit A is translated as MNLDQYLPVLLFILVGIGVGVVPLVLGYVLGPNRPDAAKNSPYECGFEAFEDARMKFDVRYYLVAILFILFDLEIAFLFPWAVSLHEVGVTGFVAVIVFLAILVVGFAYEWKKGALDWE
- a CDS encoding NuoB/complex I 20 kDa subunit family protein, whose translation is MIEGVMKEGFITTSYDSVVNWAKTGSLWPMTFGLACCAVEMMHAAAARYDIGRFGAEVFRASPRQSDLMIVAGTLCNKMAPALRKVYDQMSEPRWVISMGSCANGGGYYHYSYSVVRGCDRIVPVDVYVPGCPPTAEALIYGIIQLQQKIRRTNTIARV
- a CDS encoding NADH-quinone oxidoreductase subunit C yields the protein MTAIAIRPEALRDAVAAVLGDKARSITLALDELTVSVAAGDYLAAMQLLRDAPGCQFEQLVDLCGLDYSTYGDVGTEGPRYAVVSHLLSVSLNQRVRVRVFCPDDDFPVVPSVSDIWNSASWYEREAFDLYGIVFDGHPDLRRILTDYGFIGYPFRKDFPLSGHVEMRYDTEQRRVVYEPVSIEPREITPRIIREDKYGGLH
- a CDS encoding NADH-quinone oxidoreductase subunit D, with product MAEIKNYSLNFGPQHPAAHGVLRLVLELDGEVVQRADPHIGLLHRATEKLAEHKTFIQSLPYMDRLDYVSMMCNEHAYCLAIEKLLGLDVPLRAQYIRVMFSEITRLLNHLMWLGSHGNDCGSSTILIYTFREREDLFDMYEAVSGARMHAAYFRPGGVYRDLPDAMPQYKASKVRNGKAIEVLNQNRQGSLLDFIDDFTQRFPKCVDEYETLLTDNRIWKQRTVDIGVVTPERALNLGMTGPMLRGSGIAWDLRKTQPYDVYDRMEFDIPVGKTGDCYDRYLVRVQEMRQSNRIIKQCVDWLKANPGPVITDNHKVAPPSRESMKSNMEELIHHFKLFTEGFRVPAGEAYAAVEHPKGEFGIYLVSDGANKPYRLKIRAPGFAHLATLDEMARGHMIADAVAIIGTMDIVFGEIDR
- the nuoE gene encoding NADH-quinone oxidoreductase subunit NuoE, producing MSTEANQPAGAAPVTEATLARFAREVAKYPPEQKQSAVMACLAIVQQEQGWVSTESEAVIAEVLGMPQIAVHEVTTFYNMYNQQPLGKYKLNVCTNLPCQLRDGQKALHHLEKKLGISMGETTPDGLFTLQQCECLGACADSPVMLVNDRTMCSFMDNEKLDQLVDGLRQAEDAAVSRVEGQA
- the nuoF gene encoding NADH-quinone oxidoreductase subunit NuoF — its product is MTTAAQILSQFQATGVQTCFHDRHIEPQIYAGLDGTNWSIKDYEARGGYQALRKILGADGGEPLTQDQVIATVKESGLRGRGGAGFPTGLKWSFMPRSFPGQKYLVCNSDEGEPGTCKDRDILQFNPHIVIEGMIIAAFAMGISVGYNYIHGEIFQTYDRFEAALEEARAAGYLGNGILGSSFSFQLHAAHGFGAYICGEETALLESLEGKKGQPRFKPPFPASFGLYGKPTTINNTETFAAVPWIIRNGGAAYLACGKPNNGGTKIFSVSGDVEKPGNYEVPMGTPFARLLELAGGVRKGRQLKAVIPGGSSAPVLPASVIMECTMDYDSIAKAGSMLGSGAVIVMDDSRSMVESLLRLSYFYSHESCGQCTPCREGTGWMWRVIDRIQNGQGREGDLDLLNSVADNIQGRTICALGDAAAMPVRAMIKHFRPEFEALIRNKTSPQTPASA